The following proteins are co-located in the Schistocerca nitens isolate TAMUIC-IGC-003100 chromosome 2, iqSchNite1.1, whole genome shotgun sequence genome:
- the LOC126235442 gene encoding uncharacterized protein LOC126235442, giving the protein MEVWVRFGELNNCITVAIAGRGGPRLSQLLLDRIRWDDRRVELRQIRHAHVALHRAAELLQRHLGTTVALTVANAFWGGIYSSYGLLVLCTVPKRTHASVINRSVWLSLFWVSLNAVRLSVLAVCCSATCDRAEGALVLVQRSAAMTLAVESHAGAAELAALQSQVAATPRLAFTAAGFLTVDRRLLVTVLSATVTYLVILGQIATL; this is encoded by the coding sequence ATGGAGGTGTGGGTCAGGTTCGGAGAGTTGAACAACTGTATCACAGTCGCCATAGCGGGGCGGGGAGGTCCTCGCCTTTCCCAACTGCTGCTGGATCGCATCCGGTGGGACGACCGTCGGGTGGAGCTGCGTCAGATCCGCCACGCACACGTTGCTCTCCACCGGGCGGCAGAGCTGCTGCAGCGGCACCTCGGCACCACCGTGGCTCTGACGGTGGCGAACGCCTTCTGGGGCGGCATCTACAGCTCCTACGGACTCCTGGTGCTGTGCACGGTTCCGAAGCGGACGCACGCCTCCGTCATCAACCGCTCGGTGTGGCTGTCGCTGTTCTGGGTCTCGCTGAACGCCGTGCGGCTGTCGGTACTGGCAGTGTGCTGCTCGGCGACCTGTGACCGGGCGGAGGGCGCGCTCGTGCTGGTGCAGCGGTCCGCGGCGATGACGCTGGCGGTGGAAAGCCACGCCGGGGCTGCGGAACTGGCGGCGCTTCAGAGCCAGGTGGCCGCcacgcctcgcctcgccttcaccGCCGCCGGCTTCCTCACGGTCGACCGCCGCCTGCTGGTAACCGTCCTCAGTGCCACCGTCACCTATCTGGTTATTCTGGGACAAATCGCTACGTTGTGA